Proteins from a genomic interval of Chitinophagales bacterium:
- a CDS encoding T9SS type A sorting domain-containing protein, translated as MNKKILTYLFTLFLAVSSFPLVAQTLTGSPDVNVEAGDFLTEFEIVAHSTIHNNSNQAIEVKWARIENNIPDGWNSQVCDPISCWAPFVNGNPQPLTIPANGSMLLDLHFQPSEIEGKGVAIVQVWAVADSSNVNITMTYSADAYTVGIEDDPISQIKVYPNPVRDNLTIDLGYDTNVRYVEVYNLIGRKMAHYSVPSNGGKYRINASALPEGIYFVKMLNKNYEQIATRSFAKD; from the coding sequence ATGAACAAAAAAATACTTACTTATTTGTTTACTCTTTTCCTTGCAGTTAGCTCCTTCCCGCTTGTTGCACAAACACTTACAGGTTCTCCTGATGTAAATGTTGAGGCAGGTGACTTTCTCACTGAGTTTGAGATTGTCGCTCATTCAACGATTCACAACAATTCAAATCAGGCCATTGAAGTAAAATGGGCAAGGATTGAGAACAATATTCCTGATGGATGGAATAGTCAAGTTTGTGATCCAATTAGCTGCTGGGCACCTTTTGTAAATGGCAATCCCCAACCTTTGACCATTCCTGCAAATGGTTCTATGTTATTGGACCTTCATTTTCAACCCAGTGAAATTGAAGGAAAAGGAGTTGCTATTGTACAAGTTTGGGCTGTTGCGGATAGTTCAAATGTGAACATTACGATGACTTACTCAGCAGATGCTTATACTGTAGGAATTGAAGATGACCCGATTAGTCAAATTAAGGTTTATCCAAATCCTGTACGAGACAATTTGACAATAGATTTGGGATATGATACCAATGTACGTTATGTAGAAGTATATAACTTGATTGGTCGAAAAATGGCTCATTATTCTGTGCCTTCAAATGGAGGTAAATACCGCATCAATGCTTCTGCATTACCTGAGGGTATTTATTTTGTAAAAATGCTCAACAAAAATTATGAGCAAATCGCAACGAGATCTTTCGCAAAAGACTGA